In Dryobates pubescens isolate bDryPub1 chromosome 8, bDryPub1.pri, whole genome shotgun sequence, a genomic segment contains:
- the SLC16A12 gene encoding monocarboxylate transporter 12 isoform X2, whose protein sequence is MASPRHVGPPDGGWGWMIVAGCFLVTICTRAVTRCISIFFVEFQAYFGQDYARTAWIHSIVDCATMLCAPLGSLISNHVSCQVGIMLGGLLASAGLILSSFATSLEHLYLSLGVLTGLGFALCYSPAIAMVGKYFNKRKALAYGIAMSGSGIGTFILAPVVQLLIEQFSWRGALLILGGFVLNLCVCGALMRPIALKEDCKTAPEFLEQDYVPEEQKRDLKRMSICSPLIKVWSHECLCYCSRKEYDFLLMPGFMVLAASILFMAYGCSPLFVYLVPYALSVGVSHHQAAFLMSILGVIDIIGNVTFGWLTDRRCLKKHRHFCYLFAVGMDGLCCLFLPVLQNFPLLVPFSFTFGYFDGAYVTLIPVVTADVVGTSSLSSALGVVYFLHAIPYLVSPPVAGWLVDTTGSYTASFLLCGFSMIFSSMLLCFARLAKKIKRMHLRSLTNDIGTKQHIWTNGAIAYSVTAELDQKDGEFLAADTNSYGNR, encoded by the exons ATGGCCTCGCCCCGGCATGTCGGGCCTCCTGATGGAGGCTGGGGGTGGATGATCGTTGCCGGCTGCTTCCTTGTCACTATCTGTACCAGGGCCGTGACGAG GTGCATCTCCATTTTTTTTGTGGAGTTCCAGGCATACTTTGGGCAGGATTATGCCAGAACAGCTTGGATCCACTCCATTGTCGACTGTGCTACAATGCTCTGTG CTCCACTTGGGAGTTTAATCAGTAATCATGTCTCCTGCCAAGTTGGTATCATGCTAGGAGGCCTGCTTGCATCTGCTGGACTAATTTTGAGTTCATTCGCCACCAGCCTGGAACATCTCTACTTATCATTAGGAGTTCTTACAG GACTTGGGTTTGCACTCTGTTATTCTCCAGCCATTGCGATGGTGGGCAAATATTTCAACAAAAGAAAAGCACTGGCATATGGAATAGCCATGTCAGGAAGTGGAATTGGTACCTTCATCCTGGCCCCTGTGGTCCAGCTTTTAATCGAGCAATTTTCCTGGCGCGGAGCTTTACTCATCCTGggaggttttgttttaaacctcTGTGTCTGTGGTGCCTTGATGCGGCCAATTGCTCTAAAGGAGGACTGCAAAACTGCTCCCGAGTTTCTTGAACAGGATTATGTCCCCGAAGAGCAGAAACGAGACTTGAAGAGAATGTCCATCTGTTCACCTTTAATCAAAGTGTGGTCTCATGAATGTTTGTGCTACTGCTCAAGAAAGGAATATGACTTTTTACTGATGCCAGGTTTCATGGTGCTGGCAGCGTCGATTTTATTTATGGCATATGGCTGTAGCCCTCTTTTTGTCTATTTAGTGCCTTATGCTTTGAGTGTTGGAGTGAGTCATCACCAGGCTGCCTTTCTCATGTCCATACTTGGTGTCATAGACATCATTGGTAATGTCACCTTTGGATGGCTAACAGACAGAAG GTGTCTGAAGAAGCATCGGCACTTTTGCTACCTCTTTGCTGTGGGAATGGATGGCCTTTGTTGTCTTTTCCTGCCAGTTCTCCAAAACTTCCCTTTGCTTGTGCCTTTCTCATTTACCTTTGGCTACTTCGATGGAGCCTATGTAACACTGATCCCTGTTGTGACAGCAGACGTAGttggaacttcttccttatcATCAGCACTAGGTGTTGTGTATTTTCTGCATGCCATACCATATCTAGTGAGCCCACCTGTTGCAG GTTGGCTTGTGGACACAACTGGCAGCTATACTGCGTCATTTCTCCTGTGTGGATTTTCTATGATATTTAGTTCAATGTTATTGTGCTTTGCAAGACTAGCAAAGAAAATCAAAAGAATGCATTTGAGGTCACTCACCAATGATATTGGCACCAAACAGCACATCTGGACAAATGGAGCAATAGCTTATTCTGTCACAGCAGAATTAGATCAAAAGGATGGTGAATTTTTGGCTGCGGATACAAACAGCTATGGCAACAGATGA
- the SLC16A12 gene encoding monocarboxylate transporter 12 isoform X4, which produces MLCAPLGSLISNHVSCQVGIMLGGLLASAGLILSSFATSLEHLYLSLGVLTGLGFALCYSPAIAMVGKYFNKRKALAYGIAMSGSGIGTFILAPVVQLLIEQFSWRGALLILGGFVLNLCVCGALMRPIALKEDCKTAPEFLEQDYVPEEQKRDLKRMSICSPLIKVWSHECLCYCSRKEYDFLLMPGFMVLAASILFMAYGCSPLFVYLVPYALSVGVSHHQAAFLMSILGVIDIIGNVTFGWLTDRRCLKKHRHFCYLFAVGMDGLCCLFLPVLQNFPLLVPFSFTFGYFDGAYVTLIPVVTADVVGTSSLSSALGVVYFLHAIPYLVSPPVAGWLVDTTGSYTASFLLCGFSMIFSSMLLCFARLAKKIKRMHLRSLTNDIGTKQHIWTNGAIAYSVTAELDQKDGEFLAADTNSYGNR; this is translated from the exons ATGCTCTGTG CTCCACTTGGGAGTTTAATCAGTAATCATGTCTCCTGCCAAGTTGGTATCATGCTAGGAGGCCTGCTTGCATCTGCTGGACTAATTTTGAGTTCATTCGCCACCAGCCTGGAACATCTCTACTTATCATTAGGAGTTCTTACAG GACTTGGGTTTGCACTCTGTTATTCTCCAGCCATTGCGATGGTGGGCAAATATTTCAACAAAAGAAAAGCACTGGCATATGGAATAGCCATGTCAGGAAGTGGAATTGGTACCTTCATCCTGGCCCCTGTGGTCCAGCTTTTAATCGAGCAATTTTCCTGGCGCGGAGCTTTACTCATCCTGggaggttttgttttaaacctcTGTGTCTGTGGTGCCTTGATGCGGCCAATTGCTCTAAAGGAGGACTGCAAAACTGCTCCCGAGTTTCTTGAACAGGATTATGTCCCCGAAGAGCAGAAACGAGACTTGAAGAGAATGTCCATCTGTTCACCTTTAATCAAAGTGTGGTCTCATGAATGTTTGTGCTACTGCTCAAGAAAGGAATATGACTTTTTACTGATGCCAGGTTTCATGGTGCTGGCAGCGTCGATTTTATTTATGGCATATGGCTGTAGCCCTCTTTTTGTCTATTTAGTGCCTTATGCTTTGAGTGTTGGAGTGAGTCATCACCAGGCTGCCTTTCTCATGTCCATACTTGGTGTCATAGACATCATTGGTAATGTCACCTTTGGATGGCTAACAGACAGAAG GTGTCTGAAGAAGCATCGGCACTTTTGCTACCTCTTTGCTGTGGGAATGGATGGCCTTTGTTGTCTTTTCCTGCCAGTTCTCCAAAACTTCCCTTTGCTTGTGCCTTTCTCATTTACCTTTGGCTACTTCGATGGAGCCTATGTAACACTGATCCCTGTTGTGACAGCAGACGTAGttggaacttcttccttatcATCAGCACTAGGTGTTGTGTATTTTCTGCATGCCATACCATATCTAGTGAGCCCACCTGTTGCAG GTTGGCTTGTGGACACAACTGGCAGCTATACTGCGTCATTTCTCCTGTGTGGATTTTCTATGATATTTAGTTCAATGTTATTGTGCTTTGCAAGACTAGCAAAGAAAATCAAAAGAATGCATTTGAGGTCACTCACCAATGATATTGGCACCAAACAGCACATCTGGACAAATGGAGCAATAGCTTATTCTGTCACAGCAGAATTAGATCAAAAGGATGGTGAATTTTTGGCTGCGGATACAAACAGCTATGGCAACAGATGA
- the SLC16A12 gene encoding monocarboxylate transporter 12 isoform X3 — protein MASPRHVGPPDGGWGWMIVAGCFLVTICTRAVTRCISIFFVEFQAYFGQDYARTAWIHSIVDCATMLCGLGFALCYSPAIAMVGKYFNKRKALAYGIAMSGSGIGTFILAPVVQLLIEQFSWRGALLILGGFVLNLCVCGALMRPIALKEDCKTAPEFLEQDYVPEEQKRDLKRMSICSPLIKVWSHECLCYCSRKEYDFLLMPGFMVLAASILFMAYGCSPLFVYLVPYALSVGVSHHQAAFLMSILGVIDIIGNVTFGWLTDRRCLKKHRHFCYLFAVGMDGLCCLFLPVLQNFPLLVPFSFTFGYFDGAYVTLIPVVTADVVGTSSLSSALGVVYFLHAIPYLVSPPVAGWLVDTTGSYTASFLLCGFSMIFSSMLLCFARLAKKIKRMHLRSLTNDIGTKQHIWTNGAIAYSVTAELDQKDGEFLAADTNSYGNR, from the exons ATGGCCTCGCCCCGGCATGTCGGGCCTCCTGATGGAGGCTGGGGGTGGATGATCGTTGCCGGCTGCTTCCTTGTCACTATCTGTACCAGGGCCGTGACGAG GTGCATCTCCATTTTTTTTGTGGAGTTCCAGGCATACTTTGGGCAGGATTATGCCAGAACAGCTTGGATCCACTCCATTGTCGACTGTGCTACAATGCTCTGTG GACTTGGGTTTGCACTCTGTTATTCTCCAGCCATTGCGATGGTGGGCAAATATTTCAACAAAAGAAAAGCACTGGCATATGGAATAGCCATGTCAGGAAGTGGAATTGGTACCTTCATCCTGGCCCCTGTGGTCCAGCTTTTAATCGAGCAATTTTCCTGGCGCGGAGCTTTACTCATCCTGggaggttttgttttaaacctcTGTGTCTGTGGTGCCTTGATGCGGCCAATTGCTCTAAAGGAGGACTGCAAAACTGCTCCCGAGTTTCTTGAACAGGATTATGTCCCCGAAGAGCAGAAACGAGACTTGAAGAGAATGTCCATCTGTTCACCTTTAATCAAAGTGTGGTCTCATGAATGTTTGTGCTACTGCTCAAGAAAGGAATATGACTTTTTACTGATGCCAGGTTTCATGGTGCTGGCAGCGTCGATTTTATTTATGGCATATGGCTGTAGCCCTCTTTTTGTCTATTTAGTGCCTTATGCTTTGAGTGTTGGAGTGAGTCATCACCAGGCTGCCTTTCTCATGTCCATACTTGGTGTCATAGACATCATTGGTAATGTCACCTTTGGATGGCTAACAGACAGAAG GTGTCTGAAGAAGCATCGGCACTTTTGCTACCTCTTTGCTGTGGGAATGGATGGCCTTTGTTGTCTTTTCCTGCCAGTTCTCCAAAACTTCCCTTTGCTTGTGCCTTTCTCATTTACCTTTGGCTACTTCGATGGAGCCTATGTAACACTGATCCCTGTTGTGACAGCAGACGTAGttggaacttcttccttatcATCAGCACTAGGTGTTGTGTATTTTCTGCATGCCATACCATATCTAGTGAGCCCACCTGTTGCAG GTTGGCTTGTGGACACAACTGGCAGCTATACTGCGTCATTTCTCCTGTGTGGATTTTCTATGATATTTAGTTCAATGTTATTGTGCTTTGCAAGACTAGCAAAGAAAATCAAAAGAATGCATTTGAGGTCACTCACCAATGATATTGGCACCAAACAGCACATCTGGACAAATGGAGCAATAGCTTATTCTGTCACAGCAGAATTAGATCAAAAGGATGGTGAATTTTTGGCTGCGGATACAAACAGCTATGGCAACAGATGA